A genome region from Streptomyces xanthophaeus includes the following:
- a CDS encoding nitrite/sulfite reductase: MAATPETPAAAPAAAARRKTGRHRGEGQWAVGHHTPLNGNEQFKKDDDGLNVRTRIETIYSKRGFDSIDPNDLRGRMRWWGLYTQRKPGIDGGKTAILEPEELDDEYFMLRVRIDGGRLTTEQLRVIGEISEEFARGTADLTDRQNVQYHWIRIEDVPEIWRRLEAVGLSTTEACGDTPRVILGSPVAGIAQDEIIDGTPAIDEIYRRIVGNKDFSNLPRKFKSAISGSPLLDVAHEINDIAFVGVEHPEHGPGFDVWVGGGLSTNPKLGVRLGTWVSLDEVPDVYEGVISIFRDYGYRRLRNRARLKFLVADWGPAKFRQVLEDEYLKRKLTDGPAPAQPSGQWRDHVGVHQQKDGKFYVGFAPRVGRVDGATLTKIADVARQHGSGRLRTTAEQKMIVLDIEADQVDSVVEALESLDLRVKPSPFRRGTMACTGIEFCKLAIVETKARGASLIDELERRLPDFAEPLTININGCPNACARIQVADIGLKGQLVLDDDGNQVEGYQVHLGGALGLEAGFGRKVRGLKVTSAGLPDYVERVVKHYEEQREDGERFAAWVARADEKSLS, translated from the coding sequence ATGGCCGCCACCCCCGAAACGCCCGCAGCCGCGCCCGCAGCCGCCGCGCGCCGCAAGACCGGCCGTCACCGCGGCGAGGGCCAGTGGGCCGTCGGGCACCACACGCCCCTCAACGGCAACGAGCAGTTCAAAAAGGACGACGACGGTCTCAACGTGCGGACACGCATCGAGACGATCTACTCCAAGCGCGGCTTCGACTCGATCGACCCCAACGACCTGCGCGGCCGTATGCGCTGGTGGGGCCTCTACACCCAGCGCAAGCCCGGGATCGACGGCGGCAAGACCGCGATCCTGGAGCCGGAGGAGCTGGACGACGAGTACTTCATGCTGCGCGTCCGCATCGACGGCGGCCGGCTGACCACCGAGCAGCTCCGCGTGATCGGCGAGATCTCGGAGGAGTTCGCGCGCGGCACCGCCGACCTCACCGACCGCCAGAACGTGCAGTACCACTGGATCCGGATCGAGGACGTCCCGGAGATCTGGCGCCGGCTGGAGGCCGTGGGCCTGTCCACCACCGAGGCCTGCGGTGACACGCCCCGCGTCATCCTCGGTTCGCCCGTGGCCGGCATCGCCCAGGACGAGATCATCGACGGCACGCCCGCCATCGACGAGATCTACCGCCGCATCGTGGGCAACAAGGACTTCTCCAACCTGCCCCGCAAGTTCAAGTCCGCGATCTCCGGCTCGCCGCTGCTCGACGTGGCGCACGAGATCAACGACATCGCGTTCGTCGGCGTCGAGCACCCCGAGCACGGTCCCGGCTTCGACGTCTGGGTCGGCGGCGGTCTGTCCACCAACCCCAAGCTGGGTGTGCGCCTGGGCACCTGGGTCTCGCTGGACGAGGTCCCGGACGTCTACGAGGGCGTCATCTCGATCTTCCGTGACTACGGCTACCGCCGGCTGCGCAACCGCGCCCGCCTGAAGTTCCTCGTCGCCGACTGGGGCCCGGCCAAGTTCCGCCAGGTCCTGGAGGACGAGTACCTGAAGCGCAAGCTGACCGACGGCCCCGCGCCCGCGCAGCCGAGCGGCCAGTGGCGCGACCACGTGGGCGTCCACCAGCAGAAGGACGGCAAGTTCTACGTCGGCTTCGCGCCCCGCGTGGGCCGCGTGGACGGTGCCACCCTGACCAAGATCGCGGACGTGGCCCGGCAGCACGGCTCCGGCCGCCTGCGCACCACCGCCGAGCAGAAGATGATCGTGCTCGACATCGAGGCCGACCAGGTCGACTCGGTGGTCGAGGCGCTGGAGTCGCTGGACCTGCGGGTCAAGCCGTCCCCGTTCCGCCGCGGCACGATGGCCTGCACCGGCATCGAGTTCTGCAAGCTGGCCATCGTCGAGACCAAGGCGCGCGGCGCCTCGCTGATCGACGAGCTGGAGCGCCGCCTGCCGGACTTCGCCGAGCCGCTCACCATCAACATCAACGGCTGCCCGAACGCCTGCGCCCGTATCCAGGTGGCGGACATCGGTCTCAAGGGCCAGCTGGTCCTGGACGACGACGGCAACCAGGTGGAGGGCTACCAGGTCCACCTGGGCGGCGCCCTCGGCCTGGAGGCCGGCTTCGGCCGCAAGGTCCGCGGCCTCAAGGTCACCTCGGCCGGTCTGCCCGACTACGTCGAGCGGGTCGTCAAGCACTACGAGGAGCAGCGCGAGGACGGCGAGCGCTTCGCGGCGTGGGTCGCCCGCGCGGACGAGAAGAGCCTCTCGTGA
- a CDS encoding DpnI domain-containing protein has product MSERAAPFYCPYCGDEDLFPNETGHGAWECRACNRAFQLKYLGLLARGVQSDSAGSAGSAGGDGI; this is encoded by the coding sequence GTGAGCGAGCGCGCCGCACCGTTCTACTGCCCCTACTGCGGCGACGAGGACCTGTTTCCCAACGAGACGGGTCACGGCGCGTGGGAATGCAGGGCCTGCAACCGGGCCTTCCAGCTGAAGTACCTCGGGCTGCTGGCCCGGGGCGTCCAGTCGGATTCGGCAGGATCAGCGGGATCAGCGGGAGGGGACGGGATATGA
- a CDS encoding putative leader peptide encodes MNGAGIALVSRRHVDLGRMSSAICPAR; translated from the coding sequence ATGAATGGAGCTGGAATTGCCTTGGTGAGTCGGCGGCACGTCGACCTCGGCCGCATGTCCAGCGCCATCTGTCCGGCGCGCTGA
- a CDS encoding GNAT family N-acetyltransferase gives MSTITLTTWSLEMTSPADLVPAAPAGPEISIARAEVPSPEFSRFLYASVGGDIHWTDRLSLTRAQWVEQLERPGVETWVAYDRGTPAGYVELDPQDDGVVEIMYFGLLPDFRGRRIGGHLLSVGVARAWSLAERWPDREPTRRVWVHTCSQDGPTAMSNYERRGFKVFKTETESKVETPTPGPWPGA, from the coding sequence ATGAGCACCATCACTCTCACCACCTGGTCGCTGGAGATGACCTCTCCGGCGGACCTCGTCCCGGCGGCTCCGGCGGGCCCGGAGATATCCATCGCACGGGCGGAGGTCCCCTCCCCCGAGTTCAGCCGCTTCCTGTACGCCTCGGTGGGCGGTGACATCCACTGGACGGACCGGCTCTCCCTGACCCGCGCGCAGTGGGTGGAGCAGCTGGAGCGGCCGGGGGTGGAGACGTGGGTGGCGTACGACCGGGGCACGCCGGCCGGGTACGTGGAGCTCGACCCGCAGGACGACGGCGTGGTGGAGATCATGTACTTCGGGCTCCTCCCCGACTTCCGCGGCCGCCGCATCGGCGGGCACCTGCTGTCGGTGGGCGTCGCGCGCGCGTGGTCCCTCGCGGAGCGGTGGCCGGACCGGGAGCCGACCCGGCGGGTGTGGGTGCACACGTGCAGTCAGGACGGGCCGACGGCGATGAGCAACTACGAGCGGCGCGGCTTCAAGGTCTTCAAGACGGAGACCGAGTCCAAGGTGGAAACCCCGACCCCCGGCCCCTGGCCCGGGGCGTAG